A single window of Nomascus leucogenys isolate Asia chromosome 18, Asia_NLE_v1, whole genome shotgun sequence DNA harbors:
- the LOC115831204 gene encoding putative caspase-16 → MAHGGPRGQLVGADGQEVQPEALMQELSHCQVLRGRPKIFLLQACRGGNRDAGVGPTALPWYWSWLRTSPSVPSHADVLQIYAEAQGSSCRGAPPGSSDQADILTVYSAAEGYVAYRDDKGSQFIQTLVEVLRANSGRDLLELLTEVNRRVCEQDVLGPDCDELRKACLEIRSSLRRRLCLQT, encoded by the exons ATGGCCCATGGGGGACCACGGGGTCAGCTGGTGGGGGCTGATGGGCAAGAGGTGCAGCCCGAGGCACTGATGCAGGAGCTGAGCCACTGCCAGGTGCTGCGGGGCCGCCCCAAGATCTTCCTGCTGCAGGCCTGCCGTGGGG GAAACAGGGATGCTGGTGTGGGGCCCACAGCTCTCCCCTGGTACTGGAGCTGGCTGCGGACATCTCCATCTGTCCCCTCCCATGCAGATGTCCTGCAGATCTATGCTGAGGCCCAAG GCAGCTCCTGCAGGGGCGCCCCTCCAGGGAGCTCTGACCAAGCAGACATCCTGACGGTCTACTCAGCAGCAGAAG GCTATGTGGCCTATCGCGATGACAAGGGCTCACAGTTTATCCAGACACTGGTCGAGGTCCTCAGAGCCAACTCCGGGAGAGACCTTCTGGAGCTGCTGACTGAG GTCAACAGGCGGGTGTGTGAGCAGGACGTGCTGGGGCCCGACTGCGATGAACTCCGCAAGGCCTGCCTGGAGATCCGCAGCTCGCTCCGGCGCCGGCTCTGCCTCCAGACCTGA
- the LOC115831203 gene encoding uncharacterized protein LOC115831203 yields MAFLVAGTLRLAMQMADTQDSLGRKVAGGTAWPSCSCLPAEPQPSPALALPPQGKYDVQGPRAALMLSSPGVVAAAVTALEDVFQALGFESCERREVPVQGFLKELAWFQKQLDAHGRPVGCALVALVAPRGQLRQPQQLVRELSSCRALRGCPKVFLLLSSGPGSSLEPGAFLAGLRELCGHSPCWSLVQLLTELFRRVAEESTGGTCCPVLRSSLRGALCLGGVEPWRPEPAPGPSTQYDLSKARAALLLAVIQGRPGAQHDVEALGGLCRALGFETTVRTDPTAQVRGCRELPLVL; encoded by the exons ATGGCCTTCCTGGTGGCTGGGACCCTGCGGCTGGCCATGCAGATGGCAGACACTCAAGACAGCCTGGGGAGAAAGGTAGCAGGAGGCACCGCCTGGCCCAGCtgctcctgcctcccagctgagccccagcccagcccagctctggCCTTGCCTCCCCAGGGGAAGTATGACGTCCAGGGTCCAAGGGCAGCCCTGATGCTCAGCAGCCCTGGGGTGGTGGCCGCTGCAGTCACTGCCCTGGAGGACGTGTTCCAGGCCCTGGGCTTTGAGAGCTGCGAGAGGAGGGAGGTCCCGGTCCAG GGCTTCCTCAAGGAGCTGGCTTGGTTCCAGAAGCAGCTGGATGCCCACGGACGCCCTGTGGGGTGTGCCTTAGTGGCCTTGGTGGCCCCCAGAGGGCAGCTGAGGCAGCCACAGCAGCTGGTCCGGGAGCTGAGCAGCTGCCGGGCCCTGCGGGGCTGCCCCAAAGTCTTCCTGCTGCTCTCGAGTGGCCCTGGGT CCTCCCTGGAGCCTGGAGCCTTCCTTGCTGGCCTGAGAGAGCTGTGTGGCCACTCTCCTTGCTGGTCCCTGGTGCAGCTGCTGACGGAG CTCTTCCGCAGGGTGGCTGAAGAGTCCACAGGGGGCACCTGCTGCCCCGTCCTTCGGAGCTCCTTGCGGGGGGCACTGTGCCTGGGAGGTGTGGAGCCCTGGAGGCCTGAG CCGGCCCCCGGTCCCAGCACACAGTATGACCTGTCCAAGGCCAGGGCTGCCCTCCTCCTGGCTGTGATCCAAGGCCGGCCTGGGGCCCAGCATGACGTGGAGGCGCTGGGGGGCCTGTGCCGGGCCCTGGGCTTTGAGACCACCGTGAGAACGGACCCTACAGCCCAGGTGAGGGGATGCCGAGAACTTCCGCTGGTGCTCTGA